The Bradyrhizobium sp. WSM471 genome includes the window ATGCCCATTTCCGTGGTGATGACGGCGATGGGCCGTGCCGCGGCGGCGACCTTGCCGCAAGCCGATGCCGCACAGCTCGAAGAGCGCATTGCAAGCGAGGACACCGAGCTGTGGTCGGCGTTCCGCGAGACCTACCGCGCCGGCCTCGCACAATGCGCCAGCCGCGGCTTCTGCACTTGCTTCGGCGAGTACATCGCCTCGATCCACGCCGTCGCCGCGCCGCTGTTTCTTGCGCGTGAGGCGAAGCAGGCCTTTTCGATCAATTGCGGCATTCCCGCATTCCGGCTCCAGCCCGGCCAGCTGGAGGGCGAGATCGGCCCGCGCATTGCCGCCCTTGCTGACAGCATCCGCACCATGATTGGGGCGGCGCCGGCGACCGAAACACAAAAGCAAAACAAGAAGAGCGCCAGACGATGAACAAGACAATCGGCGCTCCGCCACCGGGAGGCCACCATGACCGTCACACGGCGAACATTATTGGGCACCCTCGCCCTTTCGATATCAGGACTTCCATTCGCCGCACGCGCTGAGGACGCCTGGCCGTCGCGCATGGTGCGGCTGATCTCCCCTTACGGGCCCGGCGGCTCCAACGACATCTCGCTGCGGCTGCTGGCCGAAGAGTTCGGCCGCAACCTGCACCAGCAGTTCATCGTCGAGAACAAGCCGGGTGCCGGCACCCGCATCGCCAACGACACGGTCGCGCATGCGCCGGGCGACGGCTATACCCTGCTATATGTCGCGGCGCCCTACGCCACCGCCGAAGCGCTGTTCGGCAAGCTGACCTATGAGCGCAAGGATCTGCAGCCGGTCGCGATGGCTGTGATCGCGCCGCTGTTCCTGATCATCAGCGCGGACGCGCCGTTCAAGACGCTCCCCGAATTGATCGCCTACGGCAAATCGAAGCCGGATGGCCTGACCTTCGCTTCGCCCGGCGCCGGCTCGCAGCCGCATCTTGCCGGCGAACTCCTGTTCAGGGATGCCGGCGTCAAGGGGCTCAACATTCCCTTCCGTGGCGATGCCGCGTCCTACACCGAGCTGCTCGCCGGCCGCGTCGATGCCACGCTGACGGCACTGCCGACCGCACTGCCCTACATCCAGAGCGGCAAGTTCATCGTGCTCGGCGTCGCTTCCGCCGAACCCAGCGCGCTCTATCCGCAAGCGCCGACCCTGCGCGAGCAGGGTTTTCCCAACGTGGCCGCGGCCGGCTGGTACGGCTTCATGGCGCCTTCGACGACGCCGCGCGCCATCGTCGACAAGCTGCAGACCGAGGTCTTGCGCGCGCTGGCCGAGCCGGCGATCAAGGGCAAGCTGACCGCCCAGGGCCTCGAAGTGCGCGCCGGCACCGCGGCCGAGTTCGGCCAGTTCATCGACAACGAAACAAAAAAGTGGACCGGGCTGATCCGCGAGGCCGGCCTCAAGGGCGAGTGACAGTCACGAACAGGGAATGGAAATGAAAACAATACTTCTCAAACATGTCGCGGCAGGCGCGATCGCTCTCGCGCTATCGATCCCGGGAGCACAGGCGCAGAAGAAATACGATCCCGGCGCTTCCGACACCGAGATCAAGGTCGGCCAGACAGTCCCGCTCAGCGGGCCGGCCTCGGCCTATGCCGTGATCGGCAAGAGCCAGGCCGCCTACATGAAGATGATCAACGATCAGGGCGGCGTCAACGGCCGCAAGGTCAATCTGATCCAGTATGACGACGCCTATTCGCCTCCGAAGACGGTTGAGCAGACCCGCAAGCTGGTCGAAAGCGACGAGGTGCTGCTGACCTTCCAGATCATCGGCACGGCGCCGAATGTCGCGGTGCAAAAATATCTCAACGCCAAGAAGGTCCCGCAGCTCTTCGCGGCAACCGGTGCCGCGCGTTTCACCGATCCGAAGAACTTCCCCTGGACCATGGGCTTCAACCCCTCCTACCTCGTCGAGGGCCGGATCTACGCGCAATATCTTCTGAAGAACCATCCGAACGCCAGGATCGGCGTGCTCTATCAGAACGACGATCTCGGCAAGGATTACCTCGCCGGCTTCAAGGCAGGTCTCGGTGACAAGGCGAAGATGATCGTTGCCGAGACCTCCTACGAGATCACCGAGCCGACCATCGATTCGCAGATCCTGCGGTTGAAGGACGCAGGTGCCGACGTGCTGTTCAGCGCCACGACACCGAAACAGGCCGCGCAGGCGATCAAGAAGGTCGCCGAGATCGGCTGGAAGCCGCTGCACATCATCGACATCAACGCCTCCTCGGTCAGCGCGGTGCTGAAACCCGCCGGACTCGACAACGCCAAGGGCGTCGTCAGCGTTGGGTATGTCAAGGATTCGGCCGATCCCGAATGGAAGGACGATCCCGGCATGAAGCGATATCTCGCCTTCATGGCCAAGTACTACCCGGAGGGCGACAAGGATTCGAACCTGAACGTCTACGGCTATATCACCGCGCAGCTGCTGGTCCAGGTGCTGAAGCAATGCGGCGACGATCTCACGCGCGAGAACGTGATGCGCCAGGCCGCCAGCCTGAACAACATCACACTCGACCTGACGCTGCCGGGAATCTCGGTGACGACGACGCCGACCGACTATCGCGTCAACAAGCAGTTCCAGATGGTGCAGTTCGACGGCCAGCGCTGGCAGAAACTCGGCGACATCGTCACGGACGAGGCCAAGGAATAAAGCGCCCCTCATCCCGAGGGGCGCGCGCCTGAAGGCATCACCGGTGGTGCTCGTGCTTCGAGGCGGCCGCTCCGCGGCCTCCTCGGCATGAGGGAGGAAGTGGCTGCTCGCCTATCTCTTCATCCCACCCACATAAGCCACGAGCTTGTCGAGCGTCTGGTAGCCGTATTCGACGGCACCGAAGCTGATCATGCCGTCGCGCTGCGCCGTGCTCGACGCCAGCTGCCGCATCATCAGAACCGTCTTGCCGTTGCTCTGTTCGGCGAAGGTGACGGTGAAACGGAACATTCCGGGATCCTCGTCCTGGTCGGTACCGTGATCCATCTCCATCAGCGACGGCCGCTCGATGCGGCGAAAGCGCATGCGGTTCGGGTAGACCGTGCCGTCCGGGCCGATCATGTTGAAGCGCCAGACGCCGCCGACGCGCACGTCGATCTCGAAGGTCTCGAGCTTGAACCCCTTCGGCCCGAACCATTGCGGCAGGTGCTTCGGGTCGGACCACGCTTCGAACACCAGATCGCGCGGCGCGTCGATCACGCGGGACATCACGATCTCGCGGTCGAGCGACCATTGCGACAAGGCGGGATTGGCAGAATTCGTCATCGTCAGGAACCTTTCCGTTTGGTCGTCTTGTTACTTGTCTTGGACGACCGCTTGGCAGCCGTCCGCTCCTTCTTCAGCTTCATCACATAGGCTTCGAAGCGATCGAGCCGCGCCTCCCAGATCGCACGCTGGTGCTGGAACCAGTCCTCCGCGCTGAGGAGCGCGTCGGGACTGAGACGGCAGGTGCGCACCCGGCCGGACTTCTCCGACAGGACGAGCCCGCTCGTCTCCAGCACGTGGATGTGTTTCATGAAGCTCGGCAGCGCCATCTCGAAGGGATCGGCAAGCTCGCCGACCGACGCCTCGCCGGCGCAGAGCCGCATCACGATCGCCCGCCGGGTGGGATCGGCAAGGGCCGCAAAAACCTGATCGAGCCGGGATAATTGGTTAGCCATGGAGCTAACTATATGGTTGCCGCCGTGCCGCGTCAACGATTGTTAGCCAATTAGCTAAGTTAAATTTTTACCGACTGGTAGCCTGGATGAAGCGAAGCGTAATCCAGGGCCGCTCGCTCGCCTGCCGCACTTT containing:
- a CDS encoding tripartite tricarboxylate transporter substrate binding protein yields the protein MTVTRRTLLGTLALSISGLPFAARAEDAWPSRMVRLISPYGPGGSNDISLRLLAEEFGRNLHQQFIVENKPGAGTRIANDTVAHAPGDGYTLLYVAAPYATAEALFGKLTYERKDLQPVAMAVIAPLFLIISADAPFKTLPELIAYGKSKPDGLTFASPGAGSQPHLAGELLFRDAGVKGLNIPFRGDAASYTELLAGRVDATLTALPTALPYIQSGKFIVLGVASAEPSALYPQAPTLREQGFPNVAAAGWYGFMAPSTTPRAIVDKLQTEVLRALAEPAIKGKLTAQGLEVRAGTAAEFGQFIDNETKKWTGLIREAGLKGE
- a CDS encoding ABC transporter substrate-binding protein; amino-acid sequence: MKTILLKHVAAGAIALALSIPGAQAQKKYDPGASDTEIKVGQTVPLSGPASAYAVIGKSQAAYMKMINDQGGVNGRKVNLIQYDDAYSPPKTVEQTRKLVESDEVLLTFQIIGTAPNVAVQKYLNAKKVPQLFAATGAARFTDPKNFPWTMGFNPSYLVEGRIYAQYLLKNHPNARIGVLYQNDDLGKDYLAGFKAGLGDKAKMIVAETSYEITEPTIDSQILRLKDAGADVLFSATTPKQAAQAIKKVAEIGWKPLHIIDINASSVSAVLKPAGLDNAKGVVSVGYVKDSADPEWKDDPGMKRYLAFMAKYYPEGDKDSNLNVYGYITAQLLVQVLKQCGDDLTRENVMRQAASLNNITLDLTLPGISVTTTPTDYRVNKQFQMVQFDGQRWQKLGDIVTDEAKE
- a CDS encoding SRPBCC family protein codes for the protein MTNSANPALSQWSLDREIVMSRVIDAPRDLVFEAWSDPKHLPQWFGPKGFKLETFEIDVRVGGVWRFNMIGPDGTVYPNRMRFRRIERPSLMEMDHGTDQDEDPGMFRFTVTFAEQSNGKTVLMMRQLASSTAQRDGMISFGAVEYGYQTLDKLVAYVGGMKR
- a CDS encoding helix-turn-helix transcriptional regulator, whose product is MANQLSRLDQVFAALADPTRRAIVMRLCAGEASVGELADPFEMALPSFMKHIHVLETSGLVLSEKSGRVRTCRLSPDALLSAEDWFQHQRAIWEARLDRFEAYVMKLKKERTAAKRSSKTSNKTTKRKGS